The following proteins are encoded in a genomic region of Gossypium hirsutum isolate 1008001.06 chromosome D05, Gossypium_hirsutum_v2.1, whole genome shotgun sequence:
- the LOC121217811 gene encoding zinc finger protein ZAT10, with the protein MALEALNSPTTTATPPFHFEDTTNLHCLESFTKRKRSKRPRFDHVTTEEEYLALCLITLARGGDANSTNTSVIPHRHRSPTPTASPPPAPAPAPTSTVQNVSYKCSVCNKSFNSYQALGGHKASHRKLSGGNDDQSTSTTTSATAGGVISSALNPSGKTHQCSICHKSFPTGQALGGHKRCHYEGGAGNSASATASASGVTTSEGVGSTNTMSHISQRIDFDLNLPALPEFSPANFFVSGGDDEVESPHPAKKPRLLGRMPPKMQVNETN; encoded by the coding sequence ATGGCTTTAGAAGCTCTCAACTCTCCAACTACAACCGCTACGCCTCCTTTCCACTTTGAAGATACCACTAACTTACACTGCCTGGAATCGTTCACCAAGCGTAAGCGTTCCAAGCGACCGCGTTTCGATCATGTGACCACCGAGGAAGAATACCTCGCTCTCTGCCTTATCACGCTAGCACGCGGCGGTGATGCCAACTCCACCAACACTTCTGTTATCCCACACCGCCATCGTTCTCCTACTCCAACCGCCTCACCACCGCCTGCACCAGCACCAGCACCGACCTCAACAGTGCAAAATGTTAGCTACAAGTGCAGCGTTTGCAACAAGTCCTTTAACTCTTACCAGGCTTTGGGTGGTCACAAAGCCAGCCACCGTAAGCTTTCAGGCGGAAACGATGACCAGTCAACGTCGACAACCACCTCTGCCACTGCCGGCGGAGTTATTTCATCTGCTTTGAACCCAAGCGGTAAAACCCACCAGTGTTCTATCTGCCACAAAAGCTTCCCTACTGGCCAGGCCTTGGGAGGCCACAAGCGATGCCACTATGAAGGTGGGGCTGGGAATAGTGCTAGCGCAACCGCTAGCGCCAGCGGCGTGACGACATCTGAAGGAGTGGGCTCTACCAATACCATGAGCCACATCAGCCAGCGAATCGACTTTGACCTGAACCTACCGGCTTTGCCAGAATTCTCACCGGCTAACTTCTTCGTATCTGGCGGTGATGATGAAGTGGAAAGCCCACACCCTGCTAAGAAGCCACGTCTCTTGGGGCGGATGCCACCCAAAATGCAAGTCAACGAAACAaattag